A part of Desulfomicrobium baculatum DSM 4028 genomic DNA contains:
- a CDS encoding alpha-D-ribose 1-methylphosphonate 5-phosphate C-P-lyase PhnJ, with translation MNAEAMPGYNYAYLDEQTKGMIRRAILKAVAIPGYQVPFGSREMPLPYGWGTGGIQITAGIIGPDDVLKVIDQGADDTTNAVSIRSFFARTAQVATTTATEEATVIQTRHRIPEAPLKSGQILVYQVPIPEPLRFMEPSESETRTMHALEEYGVMHVKLYEDIAVHGRIATSYNYPVKVEGRYIMCPSPIPKFDNPKMDDCSALQLFGAGREKRIYAIPPHTRVKSLDFEDHPFEIQAWDEACAICGSRQSFLDEIITDDRGGRMFVCSDSDYCARRVREQEDK, from the coding sequence ATGAACGCTGAAGCCATGCCCGGATACAACTATGCATATCTGGACGAGCAGACCAAGGGCATGATTCGCCGTGCAATTTTAAAGGCCGTGGCCATCCCCGGCTATCAGGTCCCCTTCGGCAGCCGCGAGATGCCTCTGCCTTACGGCTGGGGTACCGGCGGCATCCAGATCACGGCCGGCATCATCGGTCCTGATGACGTCTTGAAAGTCATCGACCAGGGGGCCGACGACACGACCAACGCGGTTTCCATCCGTTCCTTTTTCGCCAGAACGGCGCAGGTGGCCACAACCACCGCCACGGAAGAGGCCACGGTCATCCAGACCCGGCACCGCATCCCGGAAGCGCCGCTCAAATCCGGCCAGATTCTCGTCTATCAGGTGCCCATCCCCGAACCTCTGCGCTTCATGGAGCCCAGCGAGTCCGAGACGCGGACCATGCACGCTTTGGAGGAATACGGGGTCATGCACGTCAAGCTCTATGAGGACATAGCCGTACACGGCCGCATCGCCACCAGCTACAACTATCCCGTCAAGGTCGAGGGTCGCTACATCATGTGCCCATCCCCCATCCCCAAATTCGACAATCCCAAGATGGACGACTGCTCGGCCCTGCAGCTTTTCGGCGCAGGACGCGAAAAGCGCATCTACGCCATCCCGCCCCACACCAGGGTGAAGAGCCTGGATTTCGAGGACCATCCCTTCGAGATCCAGGCCTGGGACGAAGCCTGCGCCATCTGCGGATCGCGGCAGAGCTTTCTCGACGAGATCATCACCGACGACCGAGGTGGACGCATGTTCGTCTGTTCGGATTCGGATTACTGCGCGCGGCGCGTGCGTGAGCAGGAGGATAAGTGA
- the phnF gene encoding phosphonate metabolism transcriptional regulator PhnF: protein MELQRRNGVALWRQIQDWLEFRIKEGELPPGSKLPTEQELAERFGVNRHTVRRALTLLAEKELIRTEQGSGSFVREQVIDYAVGARTRFHENLLRQERKPRGELISSGVIPATTEVARALELEKGEPVVVLETLGEADGARICLASAHFPQARFPGLAEHFRETGSVTQALRHYGVMDYRRKSTHISSRLPTAREARMLRQAKTRPVLVTESVNVDPREWPIEFCETRFASERVQFIIET from the coding sequence ATGGAGTTACAACGCAGAAACGGGGTGGCCCTGTGGCGGCAGATTCAGGACTGGCTGGAGTTCAGGATCAAGGAGGGCGAGTTGCCGCCCGGCAGCAAACTCCCCACAGAGCAGGAACTGGCCGAACGCTTCGGGGTCAACCGCCACACGGTGCGGCGGGCGCTGACGCTCCTCGCGGAAAAGGAGCTGATTCGCACGGAACAGGGCAGCGGCAGCTTCGTGCGCGAACAGGTCATCGACTACGCGGTGGGCGCGCGCACCCGTTTCCACGAGAACCTGCTTCGCCAGGAACGAAAACCGCGCGGGGAGCTTATCTCGTCCGGCGTCATTCCTGCCACGACTGAGGTTGCCAGGGCGCTGGAACTGGAAAAAGGCGAGCCCGTCGTCGTGCTCGAAACCCTCGGCGAGGCCGACGGGGCGCGCATCTGCCTGGCCAGCGCTCATTTCCCTCAAGCCCGCTTTCCGGGTCTGGCAGAACATTTTCGCGAGACAGGTTCCGTGACCCAGGCGCTGCGCCATTACGGGGTCATGGACTACCGCCGCAAAAGCACGCACATCTCAAGCCGCCTGCCCACGGCCAGAGAAGCCCGCATGCTGCGCCAGGCCAAAACCCGACCTGTACTCGTCACGGAGAGCGTGAACGTCGACCCCAGAGAATGGCCCATAGAGTTCTGTGAAACGCGCTTTGCGTCCGAGCGTGTGCAATTCATCATTGAAACCTGA
- the phnG gene encoding phosphonate C-P lyase system protein PhnG — MSTEETTRQEWMAALALAPEARLRDAWNGLDAQPQYKIVRGPETGLVMVRARTGNTGERFNLGEMSVTRCTVALDQGVMGHAFIGGLCHERARLAAVFDALLQLPERCEELRRTLISPLRQERQAHLARRRDEVRPSRVDFFTLVRGEE; from the coding sequence ATGTCAACTGAAGAGACAACGCGGCAGGAGTGGATGGCCGCCCTGGCCCTGGCCCCGGAAGCCCGGTTGCGGGATGCCTGGAACGGTCTGGACGCGCAGCCGCAGTACAAAATCGTGCGCGGGCCGGAAACGGGACTGGTCATGGTCAGGGCCCGGACCGGCAACACCGGGGAGCGGTTCAACCTGGGCGAGATGAGCGTGACCCGCTGTACGGTGGCCCTGGACCAGGGAGTCATGGGCCACGCCTTCATCGGCGGTCTCTGCCATGAACGCGCCCGTCTGGCGGCGGTGTTCGACGCCTTGCTGCAACTTCCTGAGAGGTGCGAGGAACTGCGCCGCACGCTGATCAGTCCGTTGCGACAGGAACGGCAGGCGCATCTGGCCAGGCGGCGGGACGAGGTGCGTCCGAGCAGGGTCGATTTCTTCACCCTCGTGCGGGGGGAGGAATGA
- the phnK gene encoding phosphonate C-P lyase system protein PhnK, with the protein MDDELLRVTGLTRYYGNRVGCRDVNFTLWPGEVLAIVGESGSGKSTLLSLLSGRLMPTRGEVSYRDRDGRWLSLAELSEADRRRLQRTDLGVVHQNPRDGLRMRVSAGGNIGERLMALGDRHYGRIRRAGLDWMERVELDQARIDDHPSAFSGGMQQRLQIARNLVTEPRLIFMDEPTSGLDVSVQAKLLDLLRHLVSSLGLAVVLVTHDLAVARILAHRMMVMRGGEVVETGLSDQVLDDPCHPYTQLLVSSILQA; encoded by the coding sequence ATGGATGATGAACTGCTTCGCGTCACGGGTCTGACCCGCTACTACGGAAACCGCGTGGGCTGCCGCGACGTGAATTTTACCCTCTGGCCCGGCGAGGTACTGGCCATTGTCGGTGAGTCGGGTTCGGGCAAGTCCACGCTTTTGAGCCTTTTGTCCGGACGGCTGATGCCCACCAGGGGGGAGGTGTCCTACCGGGACCGGGACGGCCGCTGGCTGTCCCTGGCCGAACTGTCCGAGGCCGACCGCCGCCGCCTGCAGCGCACGGACCTGGGCGTCGTGCACCAGAATCCGCGCGACGGGCTGCGCATGCGCGTCAGCGCCGGAGGCAACATCGGCGAACGGCTCATGGCCTTGGGAGATCGTCATTATGGGCGGATCCGCAGGGCGGGCCTGGACTGGATGGAGCGGGTCGAACTGGACCAGGCCCGCATCGACGATCACCCCTCGGCCTTTTCCGGCGGCATGCAGCAGCGCTTGCAGATCGCCCGCAACTTGGTCACGGAGCCGCGCCTCATTTTCATGGACGAGCCCACCAGCGGCCTTGACGTCTCAGTCCAGGCCAAGCTCCTGGACCTGTTGCGCCATCTGGTCTCGTCCCTGGGGCTGGCCGTGGTGCTGGTCACCCACGATCTGGCCGTGGCCCGCATCCTGGCCCATCGCATGATGGTCATGCGCGGCGGCGAGGTCGTGGAGACGGGCCTGTCCGATCAGGTTCTGGACGACCCGT
- the phnH gene encoding phosphonate C-P lyase system protein PhnH, translating into MMLQSIPAGFARPVYESQGTFRAILEAMSRPGSLVPLPVQADGPRGWSGGMASVVLTLCDMDTPVWLDAQAATDDARRFLRFHCACPLTDAPAKASFAVVLSHALMPSLDVLSLGSSEYPEQSTTVLLATDFDAAPGESISVMGPGVDGEERLPLSWLPPGFVADWRGNGRLFPRGVDLILVGQAHVVGLPRTLKMEDRPCM; encoded by the coding sequence ATGATGCTGCAATCCATTCCCGCCGGTTTTGCCCGCCCGGTTTATGAAAGCCAGGGCACGTTCCGCGCCATCCTCGAAGCCATGTCCCGGCCAGGCAGCCTCGTGCCACTTCCCGTTCAGGCCGACGGGCCGCGTGGCTGGAGCGGCGGCATGGCCTCCGTGGTCCTGACCTTGTGCGACATGGACACCCCGGTCTGGCTCGACGCCCAGGCAGCCACCGACGACGCCCGGCGTTTTCTGCGCTTTCACTGCGCGTGCCCGCTGACCGACGCTCCGGCAAAGGCTTCCTTCGCCGTGGTCTTGAGCCACGCGCTCATGCCGTCGCTGGACGTGTTATCCTTGGGCAGTTCCGAATATCCCGAACAATCGACCACCGTGCTGCTGGCCACGGATTTTGATGCCGCCCCGGGCGAAAGCATCAGCGTCATGGGGCCGGGAGTGGACGGGGAGGAGCGTCTGCCCCTTTCCTGGCTTCCTCCCGGGTTCGTTGCCGACTGGCGCGGCAACGGCCGTCTTTTTCCCCGGGGCGTGGATTTGATCCTTGTCGGCCAGGCCCATGTCGTGGGCTTGCCCCGGACCCTTAAAATGGAGGACCGGCCATGTATGTAG
- a CDS encoding carbon-phosphorus lyase complex subunit PhnI: MYVAVKGGEKAIAAAHRLLARERRGDESVPEISLEQIRQQLSLSVDRVMSEGSLYDPHLAALAVKQARGDLMEAIFLLRAYRTTLPRFGYALPMDTSRMHVRRRISATFKDVPGGQLLGPTFDYTHRLLDWGLAGAQEQEGGVPVPTEIDEATNTRGTPGTPNMPRVLDVLGREGIIESEGRGDDPEPGDLTRHPLTLPAGRSMRLQNLARADEGFLLAMGYSTQRGFGNSHPFVGEIRMGEVEIEFVPEELGFSVTIGEITLTECETVNQFIGSGDARFTRGYGLTFGQGERKAMSMALVDRSLRAGELGEEVRGPAQDQEFVLYHSDNVEASGFVQHLKLPHYVDFQSELALVRGLRRDAAGKEEDHER, translated from the coding sequence ATGTATGTAGCTGTCAAGGGCGGCGAGAAGGCCATTGCCGCCGCGCACAGGCTGCTGGCCCGGGAGCGGCGCGGCGACGAGTCCGTGCCGGAAATTTCCCTGGAGCAGATCCGCCAGCAGCTGTCCCTGTCGGTGGACCGGGTCATGAGCGAGGGCTCCCTTTACGATCCGCACCTTGCGGCCCTGGCCGTGAAGCAGGCGAGGGGCGACCTGATGGAGGCCATCTTTCTGCTGCGCGCCTACCGCACGACCTTGCCGCGCTTTGGCTACGCCCTGCCCATGGACACGTCACGGATGCATGTTCGCCGCCGCATTTCCGCGACGTTCAAGGACGTCCCTGGCGGTCAGCTGCTCGGACCGACCTTCGACTACACCCATCGTTTGCTTGATTGGGGCCTGGCCGGGGCACAGGAGCAGGAAGGGGGAGTCCCGGTGCCGACGGAGATCGACGAAGCGACTAACACGCGTGGCACGCCCGGCACGCCGAACATGCCGCGCGTGCTCGATGTGCTGGGCCGCGAAGGCATCATCGAATCCGAGGGCCGGGGCGACGATCCCGAACCGGGCGACCTGACCCGCCACCCCTTGACCCTTCCCGCCGGACGCTCCATGCGCCTCCAGAATCTGGCCCGCGCCGACGAGGGCTTCCTGCTGGCCATGGGCTATTCCACCCAGCGCGGCTTCGGCAATTCCCATCCCTTTGTCGGTGAGATCCGCATGGGCGAGGTGGAAATCGAATTTGTGCCGGAAGAACTGGGTTTTTCCGTGACCATCGGCGAGATCACCCTGACCGAGTGCGAGACCGTGAACCAGTTCATCGGCTCCGGCGACGCCCGCTTCACGCGCGGCTATGGCCTGACCTTTGGCCAGGGCGAACGCAAGGCCATGAGCATGGCCCTGGTGGACAGGTCGCTGCGCGCCGGGGAGCTGGGCGAGGAGGTGCGCGGACCGGCCCAGGATCAGGAATTTGTCCTCTACCACAGCGACAACGTCGAAGCCTCGGGCTTTGTGCAACATCTGAAGCTGCCGCATTACGTTGATTTCCAGTCCGAACTGGCCCTGGTGCGCGGGTTGCGCAGGGACGCCGCAGGCAAGGAGGAAGACCATGAACGCTGA
- a CDS encoding methyltransferase family protein has protein sequence MMNTQSLACKVLMPAYGIIVAGSILENLLLGTDWFLLGSVIGFLWLAAGLVGLTLAVRELRKGEGYMLVESGPFAWSRNPILAANLLGIMPGLCLVLNTNLGILGIAVGIFLFFKNVGAEELELEDQFGETYQAYRERVSRLLPLPSCPEN, from the coding sequence ATGATGAATACACAAAGTCTTGCCTGTAAAGTGCTAATGCCTGCATACGGCATCATCGTGGCCGGCAGTATTTTAGAGAATCTGCTCCTTGGCACTGACTGGTTTTTGCTCGGTTCGGTGATTGGATTTTTATGGCTTGCGGCGGGCTTGGTCGGTCTGACGCTGGCCGTGCGCGAGTTGAGAAAAGGCGAGGGCTACATGCTGGTCGAGTCCGGTCCCTTCGCCTGGAGCCGCAACCCGATCCTGGCCGCCAATCTGCTTGGCATAATGCCTGGGCTTTGCCTGGTCCTGAACACCAATTTGGGGATTCTGGGCATTGCTGTCGGAATTTTCCTTTTTTTCAAAAACGTTGGAGCCGAAGAATTGGAACTCGAAGACCAGTTCGGCGAGACCTATCAGGCTTACCGCGAACGGGTCAGCCGTCTGCTTCCCCTTCCGTCCTGTCCGGAAAATTGA